The Allocatelliglobosispora scoriae genome contains a region encoding:
- a CDS encoding NADH-quinone oxidoreductase subunit J yields the protein MSTSTQILAAAAGAASTGEQVTFFILAPLALIGALGMVLARNAVHSALWLVLTMLCLGVFYIIQSGPFIGMAQIIVYTGAIMMLFLFVLMLVGRDASDSVIETLRGQQVAAGVLGIAFAVLLGTGVFRAMKGVTPVGLTEANKVHGGNVEGLAASVFTKYVFAFEVTSALLITAAVGAMLLAHIVRRKEEKLSQPEQMRARFAPGNYPGPKAGPGVFATSNSVATPAKLPDGTPAQRSISPILPTRELTSAEVTNKATEGK from the coding sequence ATGAGCACGTCAACGCAGATCCTTGCGGCAGCGGCGGGTGCCGCGAGCACCGGCGAGCAGGTGACCTTCTTCATCCTCGCCCCGCTGGCCCTGATCGGCGCGCTCGGCATGGTGCTGGCCCGCAACGCGGTCCACTCCGCGCTCTGGCTCGTGCTGACCATGCTCTGCCTGGGTGTCTTCTACATCATCCAGTCCGGGCCGTTCATCGGCATGGCGCAGATCATCGTCTACACCGGCGCGATCATGATGCTCTTCCTCTTCGTGCTGATGCTGGTCGGCCGGGACGCCTCGGACTCGGTGATCGAGACACTCCGCGGGCAGCAGGTCGCTGCGGGCGTGCTCGGCATCGCCTTCGCGGTCCTGCTCGGCACCGGCGTCTTCCGCGCGATGAAGGGCGTCACCCCGGTCGGCCTGACCGAGGCGAACAAGGTCCACGGCGGCAACGTCGAGGGCCTCGCCGCGAGCGTCTTCACCAAATACGTCTTCGCCTTCGAAGTCACCAGCGCGCTGCTGATCACCGCAGCCGTCGGCGCCATGCTGCTGGCCCACATCGTGCGGCGCAAGGAAGAGAAGCTCAGCCAGCCCGAGCAGATGCGGGCGCGCTTCGCACCCGGCAACTACCCGGGGCCCAAGGCCGGGCCGGGCGTCTTCGCGACCTCCAACTCGGTGGCCACCCCGGCAAAGCTGCCGGACGGCACACCCGCGCAGCGCAGCATCTCGCCGATCCTGCCGACCCGCGAGCTCACCTCCGCGGAAGTCACCAACAAGGCGACGGAGGGCAAGTAA
- the nuoK gene encoding NADH-quinone oxidoreductase subunit NuoK, with protein MTPTYYIVLACVLFTIGAVGVLIRRNAIVLFMCIELMLNASNLALVTFSRINGTLDGQIMAFFAMVVAAAEVVVGLAIIMSIFRTRRSASVDDANLLKY; from the coding sequence ATGACTCCCACGTACTACATCGTGCTCGCGTGCGTCCTGTTCACGATCGGCGCGGTCGGCGTACTGATCCGGCGCAACGCGATCGTGCTCTTCATGTGCATCGAGCTGATGCTGAACGCCTCGAACCTGGCGCTGGTCACCTTCAGCCGGATCAACGGCACGCTGGACGGTCAGATCATGGCGTTCTTCGCGATGGTCGTCGCCGCAGCCGAGGTCGTGGTCGGCCTCGCCATCATCATGTCCATCTTCCGGACTCGACGCTCCGCGAGTGTCGACGACGCGAACCTGCTGAAGTACTGA
- a CDS encoding NADH-quinone oxidoreductase subunit G → MTAEVVKATDTVTLTIDGIEVTAPKGALLIRVAETMGIEIPRFCDHPLLAPAGACRQCLVDVEGQRKPVASCTQTVADGMVVRTQLTSEVAKKAQEGVMELLLVNHPLDCPMCDKGGECPLQNQAMSTGRTESRFHEHKREYEKPINISTQVLLDRERCVLCQRCTRFSEEIAGDEFIDLMERSSNEQINTYRDSFYGKEDGETEPFNSYFSGNTIQICPVGALTSAQYRFRARPFDLVSTPSVCEHCSAGCAQRTDHRRGKVMRRLAGEDPQVNEEWNCDKGRWGFRYATSFDRLLTPKIRDAESGELRDASWSEALQFAAAGLRKARDGAYGVGVLPGGRLTVEDAYAYAKFARAVLGTNDIDFRARPVSNEETDFLASTVVGDNSVTYADLEKAKHVVLVGLEPEEECPIVFTRLRKAHAKGKLRVTSVAPFATRGLEKLGGALISTAPGGEPGALEVLQGVDTDTVILVGERLATVSGGFSAVAGLAGRTGAKLAWVPRRAGDRGAVDAGCLPNLLPGGRSVIDPAARAELAQAWGLEPGQIPGQPGRDTDAIIAAANSGRIGALIVAGVDPADLADPKAAEDALDKVEFLISLEVRGTSVARRADVVFPVAPVAEKAGSFVNWEGRLRTFEQVFDLSSMSDARVLDAIARELGVTLGTGDVLSIRQELGSLPATTSARPLPPATPAGERTLPGSGEAILATWHHLLDLGSLTDGDEELAGTARTPVVRVSKATATELGVADGDPVTVGTKRGAITLAALVTEMPDGVVWVPTNSPGSTVRRSLGVAAGALVSISGGKS, encoded by the coding sequence ATGACTGCTGAGGTAGTAAAAGCGACCGATACGGTCACGCTCACGATCGACGGGATCGAGGTGACCGCGCCGAAGGGTGCGCTGCTCATCCGGGTCGCCGAGACGATGGGCATCGAGATCCCGCGGTTCTGCGACCACCCGCTGCTCGCCCCGGCCGGTGCCTGCCGCCAGTGCCTCGTCGACGTCGAGGGCCAGCGCAAGCCGGTCGCCTCGTGTACGCAGACGGTCGCCGACGGCATGGTCGTGCGGACCCAGCTCACCTCCGAGGTCGCCAAGAAGGCGCAGGAGGGGGTCATGGAGCTGCTGCTCGTCAACCACCCCCTCGACTGCCCCATGTGCGACAAGGGCGGCGAGTGCCCGCTGCAGAACCAGGCGATGTCGACCGGCCGCACGGAGTCCCGCTTCCACGAGCACAAGCGCGAGTACGAGAAGCCGATCAACATCTCCACCCAGGTGCTGCTGGACCGCGAGCGCTGCGTGCTCTGCCAGCGCTGCACCCGGTTCTCGGAGGAGATCGCCGGTGACGAGTTCATCGACCTGATGGAGCGCTCGTCCAACGAGCAGATCAACACCTACCGGGACTCGTTCTACGGCAAGGAGGACGGCGAGACCGAGCCGTTCAACTCATACTTCTCGGGAAACACGATCCAGATCTGCCCGGTCGGGGCACTGACGAGCGCGCAGTACCGCTTCCGCGCCCGCCCCTTCGACCTCGTCTCCACCCCGAGCGTCTGCGAGCACTGCTCGGCGGGGTGCGCCCAGCGCACCGACCACCGCCGCGGCAAGGTCATGCGCCGCCTCGCCGGTGAGGACCCGCAGGTCAACGAGGAGTGGAACTGTGACAAGGGCCGGTGGGGCTTCCGTTACGCCACCAGCTTCGACCGCCTCCTGACGCCGAAGATCCGCGATGCGGAGAGCGGTGAGCTGCGCGACGCCTCCTGGAGCGAGGCGCTGCAGTTCGCCGCCGCCGGGCTGCGCAAGGCCCGCGACGGTGCCTACGGCGTCGGGGTGCTCCCCGGCGGCCGGTTGACGGTCGAGGACGCCTACGCCTACGCGAAGTTCGCCCGCGCGGTCCTCGGCACCAACGACATCGACTTCCGCGCCCGCCCGGTCAGCAACGAGGAGACCGACTTCCTCGCCTCCACCGTGGTCGGCGACAACAGCGTCACCTACGCCGACCTGGAGAAGGCGAAGCACGTGGTCCTCGTCGGGCTGGAGCCCGAGGAGGAGTGCCCGATCGTCTTCACCCGGCTGCGCAAGGCGCACGCCAAGGGCAAGCTGCGGGTCACCTCGGTGGCGCCGTTCGCGACCCGGGGTCTGGAGAAGCTCGGCGGTGCGCTGATCAGCACGGCACCGGGCGGCGAGCCCGGCGCGCTGGAGGTGCTCCAGGGCGTCGACACCGACACGGTCATCCTCGTGGGTGAGCGGCTCGCCACGGTCTCGGGCGGCTTCTCGGCGGTGGCGGGGCTCGCCGGGCGTACCGGCGCGAAGTTGGCCTGGGTGCCGCGGCGCGCGGGTGACCGCGGCGCCGTCGACGCGGGCTGCCTGCCCAACCTGCTCCCCGGCGGCCGGTCGGTCATCGACCCGGCCGCGCGGGCCGAGCTCGCGCAGGCGTGGGGCCTGGAGCCGGGGCAGATCCCCGGCCAGCCCGGACGCGACACCGACGCCATCATCGCAGCGGCCAACAGCGGCCGCATCGGCGCGCTGATCGTGGCCGGAGTCGACCCGGCCGACCTCGCCGACCCGAAGGCCGCCGAGGACGCGCTCGACAAGGTCGAGTTCCTCATCTCGCTGGAGGTGCGCGGCACCTCGGTGGCGCGCCGGGCCGACGTGGTCTTCCCGGTCGCCCCGGTCGCCGAGAAGGCCGGCTCCTTCGTCAACTGGGAGGGTCGCCTGCGCACGTTCGAGCAGGTCTTCGACCTCTCCTCGATGTCGGACGCGCGGGTCCTCGACGCGATCGCCCGGGAGCTCGGCGTCACGCTCGGCACCGGCGACGTCCTCTCCATCCGCCAGGAGCTGGGCAGCCTGCCCGCCACGACCTCGGCCCGGCCCCTGCCGCCGGCGACCCCTGCGGGCGAGCGGACGCTGCCGGGCAGCGGCGAGGCGATCCTCGCCACCTGGCACCACCTGCTCGACCTCGGCAGCCTGACCGACGGCGACGAGGAGCTGGCCGGCACGGCCCGCACCCCGGTCGTCCGGGTCTCCAAGGCGACCGCGACCGAGCTCGGCGTCGCCGACGGCGACCCGGTCACCGTCGGCACGAAGCGCGGCGCCATCACGCTCGCGGCGCTCGTCACCGAGATGCCCGACGGCGTGGTGTGGGTTCCGACCAACTCACCCGGCAGTACCGTGCGGCGCAGCCTCGGCGTGGCCGCCGGTGCGCTGGTCTCCATCTCTGGGGGTAAGTCATGA
- the nuoH gene encoding NADH-quinone oxidoreductase subunit NuoH, with protein sequence MILAQDPTLADFGKDPWWLVLLKVVAIFAFLVVMTLFAIWYERRVVARMQVRPGPNRNGPFGLLQSLADGLKLAFKEDIMPKAADKVVFFLAPVISTLCAFTAFAIIPLGGMVSIFGTKTPLQLTDIPVAVLLVLACGGLAVYGIVLGGWASGSTYPLLGGLRSSAQMISYEVAMGLSIVAVFMTAGTMSTSQIVAAQGSGIKVSPFGLDFTAPGWYGILLLPSFIIYFVSAVGETNRAPFDLPEAESELVGGFHTEYSSLKFALFFLAEYVNMVTVSALCTTLFLGGWRAPAPITTWWAGANSGWWTFLWFTIKVLILLFVFVWLRGTLPRLRYDQFMRFGWKVLIPANLVWILLLAGIKIVQNQQGWDTQQRLIALGIPLGIVLFIAMVWPTKEKPKPETIAEHIRKRPRGSFPVPPIDLQVPVNPRTAKRLTADRETVPAGADGGTDSAEEA encoded by the coding sequence ATGATCCTCGCTCAGGATCCCACCCTCGCCGACTTCGGCAAGGACCCCTGGTGGCTGGTCCTGCTCAAGGTCGTCGCGATCTTCGCCTTCCTGGTGGTGATGACCCTCTTCGCCATCTGGTACGAGCGGCGTGTCGTCGCCCGCATGCAGGTGCGTCCCGGCCCCAACCGCAACGGGCCCTTCGGCCTGCTGCAGTCGCTCGCCGACGGTCTGAAGCTCGCCTTCAAGGAAGACATCATGCCGAAGGCCGCCGACAAGGTGGTCTTCTTCCTGGCACCGGTGATCTCGACGCTCTGCGCGTTCACGGCGTTCGCGATCATCCCGCTCGGCGGCATGGTCTCGATCTTCGGCACGAAGACCCCGCTGCAGCTCACCGACATCCCGGTCGCCGTGCTGCTGGTGCTCGCCTGCGGCGGCCTCGCCGTCTACGGCATCGTGCTGGGCGGCTGGGCGTCGGGCTCGACCTACCCGCTCCTCGGTGGTCTGCGCTCCAGCGCCCAGATGATCTCTTACGAGGTCGCGATGGGCCTGTCGATCGTGGCGGTCTTCATGACCGCGGGCACGATGAGCACCTCGCAGATCGTCGCGGCGCAGGGTTCGGGCATCAAGGTCTCGCCCTTCGGGCTCGACTTCACCGCACCCGGGTGGTACGGCATCCTGCTGCTCCCCAGCTTCATCATCTACTTCGTCTCGGCGGTCGGTGAGACGAACCGTGCTCCCTTCGACCTCCCCGAGGCCGAGTCCGAGCTGGTCGGCGGCTTCCACACGGAGTACAGCTCGCTGAAGTTCGCGCTGTTCTTCCTCGCCGAATACGTCAACATGGTGACCGTCTCCGCGCTCTGCACGACGCTCTTCCTGGGCGGCTGGCGGGCACCGGCACCGATCACCACGTGGTGGGCGGGCGCCAACAGCGGCTGGTGGACCTTCCTGTGGTTCACGATCAAGGTCCTGATCCTGCTCTTCGTCTTCGTCTGGCTCCGGGGTACGCTGCCGCGGCTCCGCTACGACCAGTTCATGCGCTTCGGCTGGAAGGTGCTGATCCCGGCGAATCTCGTCTGGATCCTCCTGCTCGCCGGCATCAAGATCGTCCAGAACCAGCAGGGCTGGGACACCCAGCAGCGGCTCATCGCCCTCGGCATCCCGCTGGGCATCGTGCTGTTCATCGCGATGGTCTGGCCGACCAAGGAGAAGCCGAAGCCGGAGACGATCGCCGAGCACATCCGCAAGCGCCCCCGTGGCAGCTTCCCGGTCCCGCCGATCGATCTGCAGGTCCCGGTGAATCCCCGTACCGCCAAGCGGCTGACCGCGGACCGGGAAACGGTCCCGGCCGGCGCCGACGGCGGCACCGACAGTGCAGAGGAGGCATGA